One region of Fimbriiglobus ruber genomic DNA includes:
- a CDS encoding STAS/SEC14 domain-containing protein, whose translation MSVQLHEDAAGKILMLTLSGKLAKEDYAHFTPEVDRAVKEHGKVRMLVRMNDFHGWTPGAVWEDLKFDLFHFSHIERLALVGDERWEAGMAVFCKPFTTAIVRYFDEGKADEASTWIHDGIAPAAQAT comes from the coding sequence ATGTCCGTCCAACTGCACGAGGACGCGGCCGGGAAGATTCTGATGCTGACCCTGAGCGGCAAGCTGGCAAAGGAAGACTACGCGCACTTCACCCCGGAGGTGGATCGCGCCGTCAAGGAACATGGCAAGGTCCGGATGCTGGTCCGGATGAATGACTTCCACGGCTGGACCCCGGGGGCCGTGTGGGAGGATCTGAAGTTCGACCTGTTTCACTTCTCGCACATCGAGCGGCTGGCGCTCGTCGGGGACGAACGGTGGGAGGCGGGAATGGCGGTGTTCTGCAAGCCGTTCACCACCGCCATAGTCCGCTACTTCGACGAGGGCAAGGCCGACGAGGCCAGTACGTGGATTCACGATGGAATCGCACCGGCGGCTCAGGCCACCTGA
- a CDS encoding Hsp20/alpha crystallin family protein, producing the protein MAKIQMKVAPDTMAYADAATHKLVVEFAIPGAPAESVDVKVLQDCVHLTAPARDIEYVAALALGWPVKPDKAEATYENGLLRIEVPFKDPMEDAVKVAIKSGAETKIKLIETGAAVANVGQKTPAGQQPKSPVAAPA; encoded by the coding sequence ATGGCGAAAATTCAGATGAAGGTTGCCCCCGATACCATGGCGTACGCTGACGCGGCGACCCACAAGCTGGTGGTGGAGTTTGCCATCCCGGGAGCGCCGGCGGAATCCGTCGATGTGAAGGTCCTGCAAGACTGCGTCCACCTGACAGCGCCGGCGAGGGACATCGAGTACGTTGCCGCACTGGCGCTGGGCTGGCCCGTGAAGCCCGACAAGGCCGAAGCGACGTACGAGAACGGCCTGCTCCGAATCGAGGTGCCGTTCAAAGATCCGATGGAAGATGCCGTGAAAGTCGCCATCAAGTCGGGAGCGGAAACCAAGATCAAATTGATCGAAACGGGAGCGGCAGTTGCGAATGTTGGTCAAAAGACACCGGCTGGCCAACAACCCAAATCGCCAGTCGCCGCGCCGGCCTAA
- a CDS encoding TraR/DksA family transcriptional regulator, whose product MTKTELEPVRNLLLQLQRRLRGDVDRLTTEVSCGTEMQSGGNLSNVPVEDRAERGSDSSDEDVTIGLMELESARLGEITAALDRIAGGTFGRCEGCARAIPSDRLSALPFTRLCIACARLEH is encoded by the coding sequence ATGACGAAGACCGAATTGGAACCCGTTCGCAACCTGTTACTGCAGTTACAGCGGCGCCTCCGTGGCGACGTCGATCGCCTGACGACCGAGGTCAGTTGTGGGACCGAGATGCAGTCCGGTGGGAACCTGTCGAACGTACCCGTCGAGGATCGGGCGGAACGCGGCTCCGACAGCTCCGACGAGGACGTGACGATCGGCCTCATGGAACTGGAGTCGGCCCGGCTGGGTGAAATCACCGCCGCGCTCGACCGCATCGCCGGGGGAACGTTCGGCCGGTGCGAAGGGTGTGCCCGAGCCATCCCGAGCGATCGGCTCAGCGCCCTCCCTTTCACGCGACTGTGTATCGCGTGCGCCCGCCTGGAACACTGA
- a CDS encoding RNA polymerase sigma factor, whose translation MSAGRLAVTPLPETLTPELVFREHTPRIYNLAHRILGNDADAEDATQDVLLQMVRKLDTFRGDAQLSTWLHRVTVNAALTHRRKRANRYKHETGEADDMLLETLAPEIAVKMRNMAPDEPVLAAEQHEVMERAARQLAEPIRVVYLFADVRGVPNAEIGKLLGLSPAAVKSRLHRARMRMRRLLTPYTCGHGRR comes from the coding sequence TTGTCGGCGGGTCGCCTCGCGGTCACACCACTCCCCGAAACGCTCACGCCGGAACTGGTGTTCCGCGAGCACACGCCGCGCATCTACAACCTGGCCCACCGGATACTCGGCAACGACGCGGACGCCGAGGATGCGACCCAGGACGTGCTGCTCCAGATGGTGCGCAAGCTGGACACGTTCCGCGGCGACGCGCAACTCTCGACGTGGCTGCACCGCGTCACCGTGAACGCGGCCCTGACGCACCGTCGCAAGCGCGCCAACCGGTACAAGCACGAGACCGGCGAGGCGGACGACATGTTGCTCGAAACGCTTGCCCCCGAGATCGCGGTGAAGATGCGGAACATGGCGCCCGACGAACCGGTACTCGCGGCCGAGCAACACGAGGTGATGGAGCGGGCGGCCCGACAGCTCGCGGAGCCTATCCGCGTCGTATATCTGTTCGCGGACGTGCGGGGCGTGCCGAACGCGGAGATCGGTAAACTCCTGGGCCTGAGCCCGGCCGCGGTGAAGAGCCGATTGCACCGCGCACGGATGCGGATGCGCCGCCTGCTCACCCCATACACGTGCGGTCACGGCAGACGTTAA
- a CDS encoding RNB domain-containing ribonuclease — translation MNVQNNPSDLRAIAHKAMRDRGLEPDFPADALRQLNGISGAANEPDPAVRDLRTLLWCSVDNDTSRDLDQLTVAEELTAGRVKILVAFADVDALVKPASPLDRHAGINTTSVYTAAQIFPMLPERLSTGLTSLNENADRLAFVIELVVEGDGSIADFAVYRAVVNNHAQLAYPSVAAWLDGRAPAPDKVTLIGDLDAQLRLQDRIARVMKSVRESHGALDLETIEPEAVLKDGRVIDLLLERQNRAQDLIADFMIAANTASAQFLEKHGLPSLRRVVRTPKRWDRLREVAARFAEQLPTVPDSRALAAFLARRRRLDPLRFPDLSLIVIKLLGAGEYVVQLPGHESAGHFGLAVREYSHSTAPNRRFPDLITQRLLKATLAGTNLPYDVAELAALATHCTAQEDAAKKVERQVRKSAAALFLSGRIGEVFDALVTGAADKGTWVRVLKPPVEGRLTAGYHGVDVGDQIKVELTGLNVERGFIDFARSGRERTPGATPKTSPTVP, via the coding sequence ATGAACGTGCAGAACAACCCGAGCGATTTACGCGCGATCGCCCACAAGGCGATGCGGGACCGGGGACTCGAACCCGACTTCCCTGCGGACGCGCTCCGGCAGTTGAACGGCATTTCAGGTGCGGCAAACGAGCCGGACCCGGCAGTTCGAGACCTTCGAACGCTTCTCTGGTGCTCCGTCGACAACGATACGTCGCGCGACCTGGACCAGCTCACCGTGGCGGAAGAACTCACGGCGGGCCGGGTCAAAATCCTGGTCGCCTTCGCGGACGTCGATGCGCTCGTCAAACCGGCTTCCCCGCTCGACCGACACGCCGGGATTAATACGACCTCCGTGTACACGGCCGCGCAGATCTTCCCCATGCTGCCGGAACGCCTCTCGACGGGCTTGACGTCTCTGAACGAGAACGCTGACCGACTCGCATTTGTCATCGAGCTTGTGGTGGAGGGCGATGGATCCATTGCGGACTTCGCGGTGTACCGCGCCGTCGTCAACAACCACGCCCAACTCGCGTACCCGAGCGTGGCGGCGTGGTTAGACGGGAGAGCCCCGGCACCCGATAAGGTCACACTGATCGGCGACCTGGACGCGCAACTGCGGCTGCAAGATCGGATCGCTCGCGTCATGAAGTCGGTCCGCGAGTCTCATGGCGCGCTCGATCTCGAAACGATCGAGCCGGAAGCGGTGCTGAAGGACGGGCGGGTCATCGACCTGCTATTGGAACGGCAGAACCGGGCTCAAGATCTGATCGCCGATTTTATGATCGCGGCAAACACGGCGTCCGCGCAGTTTCTGGAGAAGCATGGTTTGCCGTCGCTCCGGCGCGTCGTTCGCACACCCAAGCGGTGGGATCGTCTTCGTGAGGTGGCTGCGAGATTCGCCGAGCAACTCCCGACGGTTCCCGATTCCAGGGCCCTGGCCGCTTTTCTGGCGCGCCGCCGGCGACTGGACCCGCTGCGATTCCCGGACCTGTCGCTGATCGTTATCAAGTTGCTGGGGGCCGGTGAGTATGTCGTCCAGCTCCCCGGGCACGAGTCGGCGGGACACTTCGGGTTGGCCGTGCGGGAATACAGCCATTCCACCGCACCGAACCGCCGCTTCCCCGACCTCATCACCCAGAGACTGCTGAAGGCGACCCTGGCGGGTACCAACCTCCCCTACGACGTGGCCGAACTCGCGGCGCTGGCGACTCATTGCACCGCGCAAGAAGACGCAGCCAAGAAGGTCGAGCGGCAGGTACGGAAATCCGCAGCGGCGCTGTTCCTGTCCGGGCGCATCGGGGAAGTCTTCGATGCGCTGGTCACCGGTGCCGCCGACAAGGGCACCTGGGTTCGGGTGCTCAAGCCCCCTGTCGAAGGCCGGCTGACGGCCGGGTACCACGGAGTCGATGTGGGTGACCAAATCAAAGTTGAGTTGACCGGCCTGAACGTCGAGCGCGGCTTCATCGATTTCGCCCGGTCGGGACGTGAACGGACGCCGGGCGCGACCCCGAAGACGTCTCCGACTGTGCCGTGA
- a CDS encoding ferritin-like domain-containing protein → MGLNHDLAGEYQAIVMYIQCSAKLTGPYRRELRALFQAEIADEQGHAQFLADKIASLGGEPTTEPRPVPPADQPREMLGHALVAEKQAIANYTERLRQADAFGDIGLKVNLESQIADETRHKEELERVLAGWDER, encoded by the coding sequence GTGGGCCTCAACCACGACCTGGCCGGCGAATACCAGGCCATCGTGATGTACATCCAGTGCTCGGCCAAGCTGACGGGCCCGTACCGCCGGGAGTTGCGGGCTCTTTTCCAGGCCGAGATTGCCGACGAGCAGGGACACGCTCAGTTCCTCGCGGACAAGATCGCCTCCCTGGGCGGCGAACCGACGACCGAACCACGCCCGGTTCCCCCCGCGGACCAACCGCGGGAAATGCTCGGGCACGCGCTCGTGGCCGAGAAGCAAGCGATCGCGAACTACACCGAGCGGCTACGTCAGGCGGATGCCTTCGGGGACATCGGCCTCAAGGTAAACCTGGAGAGCCAGATCGCCGACGAGACCCGGCACAAGGAAGAACTCGAACGCGTTCTCGCCGGCTGGGACGAACGCTGA
- a CDS encoding DUF3309 family protein, with product MGLILLVIVILLLLGAFPRWNYNQNWGYAPSGVLSLILVIVVILLFLGRLPYGF from the coding sequence ATGGGTTTGATCTTACTGGTGATTGTAATCCTACTTCTCTTGGGTGCCTTTCCACGCTGGAACTACAACCAGAATTGGGGATACGCCCCTAGCGGTGTGCTGAGTCTGATTCTGGTAATTGTCGTGATTCTACTGTTCCTCGGCCGCCTCCCCTACGGCTTCTGA
- a CDS encoding general stress protein, with protein MSKLNTVVAVFDSHDQAEGAIRELQADGFDMQKLSIVGKDYHTEEHVVGYYTTGDRMLYWGKLGAFWGGFWGLLLGSGFFWVPGIGPLLVSGPLVLWLVGALEEAILVGGVSALGAALFSIGVPKNSVVQYETEVKNGKLLLVAHGTVDDVERAKHLLQKTRAKSTTMHAESVAVGS; from the coding sequence ATGTCCAAATTGAATACCGTCGTCGCGGTCTTTGACTCGCACGACCAGGCCGAGGGCGCGATTCGCGAACTCCAGGCGGACGGCTTCGACATGCAAAAGCTGTCGATCGTCGGGAAAGACTACCACACGGAGGAACACGTCGTCGGCTACTACACCACCGGTGACCGCATGTTGTACTGGGGCAAGTTGGGAGCCTTCTGGGGCGGTTTCTGGGGGCTGCTACTGGGTTCCGGGTTCTTCTGGGTTCCGGGCATTGGCCCGCTACTCGTGTCTGGACCACTCGTGTTGTGGCTCGTCGGCGCCCTCGAAGAGGCCATCTTGGTCGGCGGGGTGAGTGCCCTGGGCGCCGCCCTGTTCAGCATCGGCGTCCCGAAAAACAGCGTCGTGCAATACGAGACCGAAGTGAAGAACGGCAAACTCCTCCTGGTCGCCCACGGGACGGTCGACGACGTGGAGCGGGCTAAACACCTTCTACAAAAAACGCGCGCGAAATCGACGACGATGCACGCCGAATCCGTCGCCGTTGGCTCGTAA
- a CDS encoding SPFH domain-containing protein has translation MTDTAIGVVMALGLVVLYLLSCIRVLNEYERGVIFRLGHAMPKAKGPGLILVFVPVDRMVRVDLRTVAKVIEPQDVITRDNVSVKVDAVLYYRVVDPMKAVLVVENFMYATSQVALTTLRSTLGQAELDELLTERDKVNHRLQEIIDGHTEPWGIKVSVVEVKDVDLPEPMKRSMAAQAEAERARRAKVINAQGEFQAATKLREAAEIMTPYPMAMQMRYLQALAEVAADKNSTIIFPLPIELLAPFLKHAPAGANSSTHTNGTPGNPNDPVSSESLGGVGPTANGRIPAGISASK, from the coding sequence ATGACTGACACCGCGATCGGTGTGGTGATGGCGCTGGGGTTGGTGGTCCTGTACCTGCTGAGTTGCATCCGGGTCCTGAACGAGTACGAGCGCGGGGTGATTTTCCGCCTCGGTCATGCCATGCCCAAGGCCAAGGGACCGGGTCTGATCCTGGTGTTCGTACCGGTGGATCGCATGGTGCGCGTGGACTTGCGGACCGTAGCGAAAGTGATCGAGCCGCAGGACGTGATCACCCGGGACAACGTCTCGGTCAAGGTCGACGCCGTGCTCTATTACCGGGTCGTCGATCCGATGAAAGCCGTGTTGGTGGTAGAAAATTTCATGTACGCGACATCCCAGGTGGCCCTGACCACGTTGCGGAGCACGCTGGGGCAAGCGGAACTCGACGAGCTCCTGACGGAGCGGGACAAGGTGAACCATCGTTTGCAGGAGATCATCGACGGGCACACCGAACCGTGGGGGATCAAGGTCTCCGTCGTGGAGGTCAAGGACGTGGACCTGCCCGAGCCGATGAAGCGATCGATGGCCGCCCAGGCCGAGGCCGAACGCGCTCGGCGGGCGAAGGTGATCAACGCACAGGGAGAGTTCCAGGCCGCCACCAAACTCCGGGAAGCCGCCGAGATTATGACCCCCTATCCGATGGCGATGCAGATGCGCTACCTGCAGGCCCTCGCGGAAGTCGCCGCCGATAAGAATTCCACCATCATTTTTCCGCTGCCGATCGAACTGTTGGCGCCGTTCCTGAAACACGCGCCGGCCGGTGCGAATTCCTCCACGCATACAAACGGAACACCCGGGAACCCGAACGATCCGGTCTCATCCGAATCGCTCGGCGGGGTCGGGCCGACGGCGAACGGACGCATTCCCGCGGGGATCTCGGCCTCGAAATGA
- a CDS encoding plasma-membrane proton-efflux P-type ATPase: protein MKTVTNQVDPALAPSTPSPGTEPVIASASLPDTLEALHVNPATGLTRGGVEASRKEHGYNEVAEQNEHPILKFLGKFWGLSAWMLELIMLLSLVLGHYSDLAIVSALLVINAVLGFAQERRAAGVMATLRRRLQVSARVLRDANWQVVPARELVPGDVVRVRPGDIVPADVRLLTGTVSVDQSALTGESKDAHKSAGEVLSSGSVVRRGEGNGVVLLTGAKTYFGRTTQLVQIACPKLHIEAAIARLVRWLFVIVGALLAVVTVLSLVRGTPLVEMIPLVLVLLMSAVPVALPVMFTVSMAIGSAELAKRGVLVTRLSASEDAATMDVLCVDKTGTITMNQLAVTGVIPLEHATESDVLFAGALASQEADQDPIDLAFLVAAKAHQVFNGVPAVTPVSFAPFDAKNRRTEAVVEQNGQRLRVMKGAVRTIAEACGLQPAAIEALEARVSASALKGYRTLAVARGPEAGAPELVGLVTLYDPPRPDAKQLISALHDLGVPVKMLTGDALAVACEIGTGVGLPNIRRAADLKAAAAQTGNPATDLLGGADGFAEVYPEDKYLVVQHLQAAGHVVGMTGDGVNDAPALRQAEVGIAVSTATDVAKGAASVVLTEPGLTDIVALVEQERTIYQRVLTWVINKISRTILKSAFVAFAFVVTGEFVVSAFAMLLLTFMTDFAKITLATDHVRPSRKPETWNIGGFVAVSVVLGVVMVAEALLFLYLCWSRFDLAPIHGVEDKPLHTFSFLILLYFAVFSVVSARERRWFWSTRPSKSLMVALAVEALAGSILGLVGLPGLPSLPWEQMLAIFGYALVSCLVVNDAVKVALIKRLVPTAVV from the coding sequence TTGAAAACCGTCACCAATCAAGTCGACCCGGCTCTCGCGCCTTCAACGCCATCTCCGGGAACGGAACCCGTGATCGCATCCGCGTCGCTGCCCGACACGCTCGAGGCGCTCCACGTAAACCCGGCAACGGGGCTCACACGCGGCGGGGTGGAAGCCAGCCGGAAGGAGCACGGTTACAACGAGGTCGCCGAGCAGAACGAACACCCGATTCTCAAGTTCCTTGGGAAATTCTGGGGGCTGTCCGCGTGGATGCTCGAACTGATCATGCTGCTGTCACTCGTGCTGGGGCACTACTCCGATCTCGCCATCGTGAGCGCGCTGTTGGTCATCAATGCCGTGCTCGGCTTCGCGCAAGAGCGTCGCGCGGCGGGCGTGATGGCGACGTTGCGCCGACGGCTCCAGGTTAGCGCGCGGGTGCTGCGCGACGCGAACTGGCAGGTCGTTCCGGCCCGGGAACTGGTCCCCGGCGACGTCGTCCGCGTTCGCCCCGGCGACATCGTTCCGGCGGACGTGCGGCTGTTGACCGGAACCGTGAGCGTCGATCAATCGGCCCTCACGGGCGAATCCAAGGATGCACACAAGTCAGCCGGTGAAGTGCTCTCGTCCGGGTCCGTCGTCCGCCGGGGCGAAGGTAACGGCGTGGTGCTGCTGACGGGGGCGAAGACCTATTTCGGCCGAACGACCCAGCTCGTGCAGATCGCGTGCCCCAAGCTCCACATCGAAGCGGCGATCGCCAGGTTGGTGCGCTGGCTCTTCGTCATCGTCGGCGCGCTGTTGGCCGTGGTCACGGTTCTGTCCCTCGTCCGCGGCACGCCGCTGGTCGAGATGATCCCGCTCGTGCTCGTCCTGCTGATGAGCGCGGTGCCGGTCGCCCTCCCGGTGATGTTCACCGTCAGTATGGCCATCGGGTCGGCGGAACTGGCGAAGCGCGGCGTGCTGGTGACCCGCCTCAGCGCCTCGGAGGATGCCGCGACGATGGACGTGCTGTGTGTCGATAAGACGGGCACGATCACGATGAACCAGTTGGCCGTCACCGGCGTGATCCCGCTGGAACATGCGACGGAATCCGACGTCCTGTTCGCCGGGGCGCTGGCTTCGCAGGAGGCCGACCAGGACCCGATCGACTTGGCGTTCCTCGTGGCGGCGAAAGCACATCAAGTCTTTAACGGCGTTCCGGCGGTCACACCGGTCTCGTTCGCACCGTTCGATGCGAAAAATCGGCGGACGGAAGCCGTGGTCGAACAGAACGGGCAGCGACTGCGCGTGATGAAAGGGGCCGTGCGAACCATTGCCGAGGCGTGTGGGCTTCAACCGGCAGCGATTGAGGCACTGGAGGCGCGCGTGAGCGCATCCGCCCTCAAAGGATACCGGACACTCGCGGTGGCCCGTGGCCCCGAAGCGGGCGCACCCGAACTGGTCGGGCTGGTCACCCTGTACGATCCGCCCCGTCCCGATGCGAAACAACTCATCAGCGCGCTCCACGATCTCGGCGTCCCCGTGAAGATGCTCACCGGGGACGCGCTGGCGGTGGCGTGCGAGATCGGGACGGGAGTCGGGTTGCCGAATATCCGTCGCGCCGCGGACTTGAAGGCGGCGGCCGCTCAGACCGGCAACCCGGCGACCGATCTCCTTGGGGGCGCCGACGGCTTTGCCGAGGTGTACCCGGAGGACAAATACCTCGTGGTGCAGCACCTGCAGGCCGCGGGGCACGTGGTCGGCATGACTGGCGACGGCGTCAACGACGCGCCGGCCCTGCGCCAGGCCGAGGTGGGAATCGCGGTGAGCACAGCGACCGACGTCGCCAAGGGGGCCGCGAGCGTCGTTCTGACGGAACCGGGGCTGACCGACATCGTGGCGCTGGTCGAGCAGGAGCGGACCATCTACCAGCGGGTGCTGACGTGGGTTATCAACAAGATCAGCCGGACGATCCTGAAGTCGGCCTTCGTGGCCTTTGCGTTCGTGGTGACGGGGGAATTCGTTGTTTCGGCCTTTGCCATGTTGCTGCTCACCTTTATGACGGACTTTGCGAAGATCACACTCGCCACCGATCACGTTCGGCCGTCCCGAAAGCCGGAGACCTGGAACATCGGCGGCTTCGTCGCGGTGTCCGTGGTGCTGGGCGTGGTGATGGTCGCGGAAGCGCTGCTCTTCCTGTATCTCTGCTGGTCTCGTTTTGACCTGGCGCCGATCCACGGCGTCGAAGACAAACCCCTCCACACGTTCAGCTTCCTCATCCTGCTCTACTTCGCGGTGTTCTCCGTTGTGTCCGCGCGCGAGCGGCGCTGGTTCTGGTCCACGAGGCCGAGCAAGAGCCTGATGGTGGCTCTGGCGGTGGAGGCGCTCGCGGGTTCCATCCTGGGACTCGTAGGCCTGCCGGGTCTTCCTTCGCTGCCCTGGGAGCAGATGCTCGCCATCTTCGGCTATGCTCTGGTGTCGTGTCTCGTCGTGAATGATGCCGTGAAGGTCGCGTTGATCAAACGTCTCGTTCCGACTGCAGTGGTGTAA
- a CDS encoding Dps family protein, whose amino-acid sequence MKESALAKAPRAAAPPPYEVQAFGTLAAMPIALAETARREGVDNLNQLLADTITLRDLYRKHHWQASGPTFYMLHLLFDKHYREQDELVDAIAERVMQLGGVSVAMAADVAEMTLIPRPPKGRERTAEQLARLLYAHEVVLEEARAMARYAERDGDVGTGDLIVSSIIRKNETQVWFVAEHRTAAPAEVE is encoded by the coding sequence GTGAAGGAATCAGCACTCGCCAAGGCTCCCCGTGCGGCGGCACCACCCCCCTACGAGGTGCAAGCATTCGGTACGCTCGCGGCCATGCCAATTGCCCTAGCGGAGACCGCGCGGCGGGAGGGGGTGGACAACCTGAACCAACTCCTGGCCGACACGATCACCCTCCGCGACCTGTACCGGAAGCACCACTGGCAGGCGTCCGGGCCGACTTTCTACATGCTCCATTTGTTGTTCGACAAGCACTACCGGGAGCAGGACGAACTGGTGGATGCTATCGCCGAGCGGGTCATGCAACTCGGCGGCGTAAGCGTGGCGATGGCCGCCGACGTGGCCGAGATGACCCTCATCCCCCGCCCGCCGAAGGGCCGCGAGCGAACGGCCGAGCAGTTGGCCCGCCTTCTCTATGCGCACGAGGTGGTCCTGGAAGAAGCCCGCGCGATGGCCCGGTACGCCGAGCGGGACGGAGACGTCGGCACCGGCGACCTGATCGTGAGCAGCATCATCCGCAAGAACGAGACACAAGTCTGGTTCGTGGCCGAACACCGAACCGCCGCTCCGGCGGAAGTCGAGTGA
- a CDS encoding polyphosphate kinase 2 family protein translates to MKYVNRFRVAPGSAVKLKNFDPGFKGHHKSHTEATEEIEQDRTKLRDLQELFYADGRGSLLICLQGMDTAGKDGTIGHVLGAMNPQGCRVAGFKQPSAEEAAHDFLWRIHRATPAKGEIGIFNRSHYEDVLVVRVHDLVPRAVWSQRYDQINGFEKELVESDTHILKFYLHVSKQEQLRRFKDRLDDPAKQWKISEADYKERTFWAEYEAAYEEALSRCSTESAPWFVIPANHKWFRNLAVARIVVEYLEALKMKRPEPKVDLEYIRREYHAAKEA, encoded by the coding sequence GTGAAATACGTCAATCGGTTCCGGGTGGCGCCCGGCAGCGCCGTGAAGCTCAAGAACTTCGATCCGGGGTTCAAGGGCCACCACAAAAGCCACACGGAAGCGACCGAGGAGATCGAGCAAGATCGTACGAAGCTGCGGGACCTACAAGAGCTGTTCTACGCGGACGGACGCGGCTCTCTTTTGATCTGTCTGCAAGGGATGGACACCGCGGGCAAGGACGGGACGATCGGCCACGTCCTGGGGGCGATGAACCCCCAAGGCTGCCGGGTGGCCGGGTTCAAGCAACCGTCTGCCGAGGAAGCCGCCCACGATTTCCTCTGGCGCATCCACCGGGCCACGCCGGCGAAGGGGGAAATCGGGATCTTCAACCGCTCGCACTACGAGGACGTGCTCGTCGTCCGCGTCCACGACCTGGTCCCGCGAGCGGTCTGGTCCCAACGGTACGACCAGATCAACGGGTTCGAGAAGGAACTCGTCGAGAGTGACACCCACATCCTCAAGTTCTACCTGCACGTCTCCAAGCAGGAGCAGCTGAGGCGCTTCAAGGACCGGCTCGACGATCCGGCCAAGCAATGGAAGATCAGCGAGGCCGACTACAAGGAGCGGACCTTTTGGGCCGAGTACGAGGCGGCCTACGAGGAGGCGTTGTCTCGGTGCAGCACCGAATCCGCCCCCTGGTTCGTGATCCCGGCGAACCACAAGTGGTTTCGGAATCTCGCGGTGGCCCGGATCGTTGTGGAGTACCTGGAAGCACTGAAGATGAAACGCCCCGAACCCAAGGTGGATTTAGAATACATTCGTCGTGAGTATCACGCGGCCAAGGAGGCTTGA
- a CDS encoding general stress protein, translating to MFNTNCVVAVYESHDQAEAAIRELQKDGFDMKKLSIVGKDYHTEEHVVGYYTTGDRMMYWGKVGAFWGGFWGLLLGSAFFWVPGVGQLLVAGPLVMWIVGAIEEAAVVGGLGVLGAGLYSIGIPKHSVMQYETEVKNGKLLLIAHGTVDDVERARELLSQTGAAITRVHAEPATVGA from the coding sequence ATGTTCAACACAAACTGCGTCGTCGCGGTCTATGAATCGCACGACCAGGCCGAGGCCGCGATCCGCGAGTTACAGAAGGACGGCTTCGACATGAAGAAGCTGTCGATCGTCGGCAAGGACTACCACACGGAAGAGCACGTCGTCGGCTACTACACCACCGGCGACCGCATGATGTACTGGGGCAAGGTGGGGGCGTTCTGGGGCGGCTTCTGGGGGTTGCTCCTCGGCTCCGCGTTCTTCTGGGTGCCGGGCGTCGGGCAGTTGCTCGTGGCGGGACCGCTCGTCATGTGGATCGTCGGCGCGATCGAGGAGGCCGCGGTGGTGGGCGGACTCGGCGTCCTCGGCGCCGGGCTGTACAGCATCGGGATTCCGAAGCACAGCGTCATGCAATACGAGACCGAAGTCAAGAACGGCAAGTTGTTACTCATCGCCCACGGGACGGTCGACGACGTCGAGCGCGCCCGGGAACTCTTGAGTCAGACCGGGGCGGCGATCACGAGGGTCCACGCCGAACCGGCCACCGTTGGCGCGTGA
- a CDS encoding DUF2934 domain-containing protein, whose product MSTKTRQPNHAGHLGSAATREWLAENTPPFVCSAGEEQRLHSIRVRAYDLWEQAGKPDGDADRERFWSEAESEIRKPPARG is encoded by the coding sequence ATGTCCACGAAAACACGGCAGCCGAATCACGCCGGCCACTTGGGCAGCGCCGCGACGAGAGAATGGCTCGCCGAGAACACACCGCCTTTCGTGTGTTCGGCTGGCGAGGAGCAGCGATTGCACTCAATTCGAGTCCGCGCTTATGACCTGTGGGAGCAGGCCGGCAAGCCGGACGGCGACGCGGACCGGGAGCGGTTTTGGTCCGAGGCCGAGAGTGAGATCCGGAAGCCCCCCGCGCGGGGATGA
- a CDS encoding DUF2007 domain-containing protein gives MTGGANDIVDVASGSLIQVQSWHDLLRAAGIESRVVGDNLTAGLGTALPGSVELWVHRADATAAGAAIGGAGGNLDSESESPSVPPQVRPMLDPTPDHPRGPQQKASLHRPPSSR, from the coding sequence ATGACTGGGGGCGCGAATGACATTGTTGACGTCGCGAGTGGGTCCCTGATTCAGGTTCAGTCCTGGCACGACCTCTTGCGGGCTGCCGGGATCGAGTCCCGCGTTGTCGGTGACAACCTGACCGCCGGGTTGGGGACGGCACTCCCCGGCTCGGTCGAACTCTGGGTTCACCGGGCGGACGCTACGGCGGCCGGGGCCGCGATCGGTGGAGCGGGCGGGAACCTTGATTCGGAGTCGGAGTCACCCTCCGTCCCTCCGCAAGTCCGCCCCATGTTGGATCCAACGCCCGACCACCCCCGCGGTCCGCAGCAGAAGGCATCGCTCCACCGCCCTCCGTCGTCCCGATAG